ccccggcgatgagaatggggacgtgctcggtgctccttttcgtgtagtccacaatcatctccttagtcttggttacgttgagggataggttgttattctgccaccacccggccaggtctctgacctcctccctataggctgtctcgtcgttgtcggtgatcaggcctaccaatgtaatgatggtgttggagtcgtgcctggccatgcagttgtggatgaacaggtagtacaggaggggactgagcatgcacccctggggagctcgagtgttgaggatcagcgtgacagatgtgttgctacctatcctcaccacctggggccggcctttcaggaagttcaggatccagttgcagagggaggtgtttagtcccaggatccttagcttggtgatgagctttgagggtactatggtgttgaacgctgaactgtagtcaatgaatagcattctcacataggtgttccttttgtccaggtgggaaagggcagtgtggagtgcaatagaggtggcatcatctgtggatctgtttaggcggtatgcaaattggagcgggtctagggtttctgggataatggtgttgatgtgagccattaccagcctttcaaagcacttcatgactatggacgtgagtgctacggggctgtagtcatttaggcaagttGTCTTTGTGTTCTTGGCAAACattctggtaatccgtctggccccgcagccttgtgtatgttgacctgtttatagGTCTTAATcatgtcggctacggagagtgtgatcacacagtcgtccggaacagctgatgctctcatgcatgcctcagtgttgcttgtctcaaAGCGAGcctagaagtgatttagctcatctggtaggcttgtgtcattggacagctcgcggctgtgcttccctttgtagtctgtaatagtttgcgagccctgccacatccgacgaccgtcggagccggtgtagtatgattctgtattgacgctttgcccaATTGATGGTTCGTctcagggcatagcgggatttcttttaagcttccaggttagagtcccgcaccttgaaagcggcagctctaccctttagctcagtgcgaatgttgcctgtaatccatcgCTTCTGTTAGAGCTAGagaagcagtcatcatcatgaatcaagtcgacaatctactggcaaatccttttcaatccttgtcatatgaagagaaattatagataagaCGTAttagtgctcatcggccattggacataaacttTACACAACAAGTTTGAAAtctcaaattcaacaatgaggggTTTTGAGGTAATCAGTGTCTAACTGCAAGTGTTGCAAAGCActcattagcctgctattcagtggagagagtgtgtgttctgagtttaagagtctcttttccaagcttaaaagtgTAAAccatcacattttttttttttttattttacctttattttactaggcaagtcagttaagaacaaattcttattttcaatgatggcctaggaacagtgggttaactgcctgttcaggggcagaacgacagatttgcagacatgcaacaccatgggccagtaggttgaatacattggccatgctgtcaatccagcatgatttctgcggctttcaaaacaactgggaaatcTCACTCCAGCGAGTTCAGAAAAACTGGGATCTCGGGAAAGAATTtcctccgactgggaaaataacgTTTTGAatagtcatccaactcggaattccatgtTGGGAAATCAGACCTATTTCTAGACCTCCGACCTGAAGATctctgacgtcatgattcaaccttgtttttttctgTTCCCAGTTTACTTGAAAGCACTATAAATCCAGAGAataccagactttgatgacagaaTTTGACCACACGAAGGATCGCCactccaccttcctgttcaagtgagcacctcacaacaaggtgagtccaaaaatgtcttgtatgctgctgcagaaaggatgtaatatgccagggagatatgcattctgtagctaagaaagtaatactaagtgtatgttgtgtagtaagttgttagtagcccatgtacctcaccctaataatttgttcCCTTTCCccttcataacttagcctactgttctgacttggtggtgcacatgtagcctatagcctgttttagagaaaatgttatcatcaaatattgtaagagctttcattgtctgcttatatgccccatttatttatcctatggttctgacttggtgtccAGGGAGAATACTGtgagaacggcccatgttctgaattctgtcactgttcatttcaaaagtgctgaacaaatagttatattgactacgtccgtcctagatcgctcattaatgtcttaattgaaattaCAGATTGcatcttatccgcttgtcgtccccttatgccatagtttgtacatctcaattgtcagtagaaaccacatttgtttaagcaagtcagccatatcagctatgtttttttttaacccttgtatggtgttcatgtttttgttattcacccaATGTTCGCAGGTCTGATGGACCTACAACATTATTGGGTTTTTAAAACAATACAGCCATAACAATTTTCGTAAAAATACTTAATACCTAGACTTATATCAATTACAAGCAATATAGACAGTGTACATGGTTCATATTTACCTCTGCTACCTCCTTCTTGGGTCCACACACATTGCAGCGCTTTTTCTTGTTGCTACCGGCTGCAATCAGGAATTTTACTaacaactcactcactcacatatttAGTTACAGCGGGCCAAGTtaggagagtcagacacacacacatgcaacaaaatcacacacacttGCTTCCGGTATTGGAGTTGTTGTTTCTGTGGGTCAGGCGGATGGGCCACCAGCAttctcctcctgaatcctcctcaccATGGCTGCAGAAGTGGGGGTCCTAGGGATATGTTGCCTCCGctggatttgaggtcttaccaaCGCTTTGTCCAGCTCCTCGAGAAAAAACGGTCTCCTCTGGAGCTTTTCTCTTTTCCAATCTGGGTTCAATGCCATCCAGATGACAAACGCGTTGTTCACCGAGATGTCCAAGATGGTGAAGAATATCCCAAGTGGCCAGCGTAGGATTCTTCTTTTGCAGCTGTAGCAAGTCACCAGCTTGTCAAAATTGTCCACCCCTCCTTTTGTGGCATTGTAAACCATTTAGATTTCTGTTTTTTGATGTTCCTGCCCACAGATTATCCCATCTCTATGCAACGTACTCATGAGTACCACATTTTTGCCTTTTTTGGCACGTAGGACACTAGGGATGTGTCAGCCGTGAACACAAACTTAGAGGAATATGGAATTCAACAGCTGAGGTGGGTGCTCTGGCTTGTTTTTTCGTACTGTTCCTACCATCGTCAGCTTCCTCTTGAGCTCCTGTCCCAGGTTGTGCGAAGTAAAAAAGTTATCGCATGTGATGTTGTGGCTACGGAGTCCTTGTGTCAAGTCCAGGACAACCcacatcccttggttcttctcacaGCCTTCTCCCTCTGGCTTCCCCGTATACACTTCAAGTTCCACGCATATGATGAAGCATCATCACAGGCAGCCCAGATCTTCATTCCATATTTTGTGGTATGTACTGCCTGAAGGGGCAGAGGCCCCTAAATGTCATAAGCTGCTCATCAACAGTAGCGTTGGGCCCAGAGTTGTAAAACAGGGGAAGGCGGTCCACCCACttgtcccacactgacctgattgcagctagcttgtctctctgcactgacctgattgcagctagcttgccTCTGTGCCGCCGAGCTGGTCTGGTGCCTTTGGTTATCGAAGAGGATAATCCTGGAAATAATGTGGAAGTTTTCCAGAGACATTGTTGCACGGAAAAGTTCTCTGGCAGTTTCCTGGAGCTGGCTGCTGATGggatggtcctggggctggctgagggTCAATCTCAACCTCCTCTTCCATTTCACTGTCAGACTCCGAATTGACATAGAAGACGCTCAatccacactagcttctctctgCAAAAAAAATGTCTAAGGCCCTCTGAGCAGAGATAATTTTTGCCGTACTGATTGATTGTGGCAAGGAGCCTCACATGCAAAGCTATTCATTTGTTGTGTCCCTCCCCTAATTTGCACTTGGCTGGTGTAGCGTGGGGGAAAATACTGCATTTTTTTTACAATGTATcgaaataatgtattgtaataacattgtgcaGGTTCCCGTAAGACATTGTGTAGTTTCACACACTACAAAGGGTAAAGAGTGTGAGAAAAGcgggagacagacaggtactaTGTTGAAACAACAGGCCCAAGGAAGAGGAAGACAAGAGTGATGGcacacagcaaacctttttgTTTCAATTTGACTTgttttcacctacacacacacacttttccacacTTTCATTACCCTCGGGTTCAGTAAGACCAGAACAGCACATATGTAATATAAATGTGTAGGAGGGTGCACAGTGTGCACTCAATGAAAATGTGTTCTTTTACATGTTCTTCGCAGAAAATGAGCCAATGAGTCTCAGGTTGAAAAAATCATTCATTGTATCACTTTTCTTTtagtaaacattgaaaatgggtccccCAGATACaaacaccacacaagggttaaaggtaataaatgaggctgaatgaactgtttcgttgccagacaaggctctgctgatagcttCAGTAACAAAATAACACCATGATTGTAATAATACTTTAAACAGGTCATTTGTGAATGTgtagaatgtgtttgttttgggtcCAAATTGGTAAGCTAACATATGTGAATTAGACAGTCACAGAGGATTTTCTTCTGAATAACTGGTCAGAGCATAGCACTTTCCATTCAGCTTCAGGCAACTTTGATGTAAGGCTTGATCACACCTGTCGTGACTATTTCTATCTGTCACTCCCATTGTTGCTCATCCATTGTTCACTAGATACATCCATGTAATTACACCTAACACAATGTTGAAAAACAGAATGCTTTCAAAAGATTGTTCCTGAAGTTTGCCTgccaaaaatgtattttcctaTGAATTAGGTCACACAAAAATGTGTATTTTCACAGGAATTAAGCCACAGAAAAAAGCACGAAATCTGATTAAATACTTTTCGGACATATTTGCATGTGAGATTGTGTTGTCCAGACACATGCCAGAGTCGACATGGGTTCGAATCCGGCCCACTGTCCTTTGACTCCGCCTCCCCCTATCTTCCCCGTCTTTCCAACACTGTTCTATCTCTTCAATGAAAGCAAAAAAGATACAAAAGGAGTGAGACTGTCAATTTAATAAAGAATAATAATAGGCTTGAGTAATATAATGATCATATGTACTGTATGATTCAGTATGATGACGATATAGGCCTAATAATATGCCAGTTAGCAGTGGGAGGAAGGCAAAGTGCCAGATTCTTGAATGATAATGACCAAATCATTATCGCACGATTAAAGAGACTGCGCAAGTTGCAGGAGTGGGGATGATGAAATCAGCTGTTCAACTAGCTGTCAATCAACTGATGGCCCAAATGATCTCATTagctcagccatggaaactgTTATCATTATGTGAGAATGGATAGACTAATGGATAGCCTAAAGAATGTATTGGAATATAATCAAATAACAAGGGGTCTATTGCAACCATCGACGTCACTAGATTATCACCAGCTATCAATATGTTCTAAATTTGCCCACACAGCTGATCTCAACTGCAACCATTATTGGTCACCTCATTACCACTCCCTAAACGATGTTGGTGCTACCTTAGTCCTGCTTGCAAACAAAGATATGTTCGCCCTCTGGTTGGTATTCATCATCAGAACATCGTAGTCCCTTTTTGAACTAAGGACAATTGATCTATTTGACAAGCATTCCATACAATTGAATACAATTATTTCCTGGCTTACCACAGCAAATCTACTGTGGCAATTTACCCGACACTTTGTATGAATAGAAACAAATGTTGGTGTAGCCTAatgttattattttatttgttttccTATTTATGTTATCCATTAAATACATCTGTCTatacaaataaaaacacacacaagtACAAACAAAAAGTGGAATTGATTACAATGTGTGGATCACCACTCGAGCCGCATGTCAGCTTTGCTCCACACatatttccctcctctctttaggAACATCTTCTCATCAAAGCCACTGAACTGAATGGCCTCCTCCACGCCAACATCAAGGATGGACTTGGATggatccttcctcccctctctgcaatCCAGGAAACGCATCTAAAAAAAAAGCACATCAAAACATAGAATTCATAAGCATTTAGAAAATGTATAATCATTTATAAAGAATGTATAAGCATTTATAAAGAATGTATAAGCATTTATAAAGAATGTATAAGCATTTATAAAGGCTTATTAAGGAAAGTTATTATGAAGTGTTACCAACGGGTCAGAAAAGAGAATCTTAACACGGTGGTTCATTATCAAAGTAATTCACTACTATGAAACCTCATGTCTAATACTAACATAAATATCTGCAAATCCACATCTCCTTTCTCCCATCTCAAAGCCTGTAAATCCCCTGATTAAAGATTGAAGTCATAGACTACCCTGGGACTTAATATGGGAAGGTGCATGTCTTTACATCTCAATCGATGAGAGCATTTAGATGGCTGTTCAATAGTTCTGATGGATGAGGACTGATGGATGAGGACTGTCTACTTTAAAGGGCTTGCTAAGACTTGGAAGGTAGTGTGTGTATCACGTAAAATAACAGATTGATGAAAAGGACTTACATATTCATCCAGGATGAGGTAGGAATCTCTCATCTGACAAGATAAGACAACAAGGAAACATGTTAATGTCACAACTATTCTGTATTATGTACAATATTGTCACAGACTATCGTTTTTTTTGTGGACAATATTGTGTCTGATAGGtctgatatacagtgcattcggaaagtattcagaccccttgactttttccacattttgttacgttacagccttattctaaaatggattaaatcaagcctcatcaatctacacacaatatgccGTAATGAtgatgcaaaaacaggtttttagattattTTGCGAATTTATAAAATGAAATGAAACATCACATTTATatacgttttcagaccctttactcaggacattgttgaagcagctttggcagtgattatttccttgagtcttcttgtgtcttacgctacaagcttggcacacctatatttggggagtttctcccattcttctcagtagatcctctcaaactctgtcagattggatggggagggtcacagctgttttcaggtctctccagagatgtttgattgggtttaagtcatggctctggctgggccactcaaggacattcagagacttgtcccgaagccactcctgcattgtcttggctgtgtgctttgggtcgttgtcctgttggaaggtgaacctttgccctagtctgaggtcctgagccctctggagcaggttttcatcaaggatccctctgtactttactccgttcatctttccctcaatcctgactagtcccccAGTCCTTGAAGctaaaaatatccccacagcatgatgctgccaccaccatgcttcatcgttgggatggtgccaggtttcctccagacgtgacacttggcattccggccaaagagttgaatcttggtttaatcagaccagagaatcttgtttctcatggtctgagagtctttaggtgcattttgacaaactccaagtaggctgtcatgtgccttttactgaggcgtGGTTTCCGTccagccactctaccataaaggccttattggttgagtgctgcagagatggttgtccttctggaaggttctcccatctctacagaggaactctggagctctgtcagagtgaccattgggttcttggtcacctctctgaccaaggcccttctaccccgattgctcagtttggccgggcggccagctctaagaagagccttgttggttccaaacttcttcaattcaagaatgatggaggccactgtattcttagggaccttcaatgctgcagacattttttggtacccttccccagatctgtgcctcgacacaatccagtcTCTGAGCTCTAGGAcagttcctttgacctcatggcttggtttttgctctgacatgcactgtcaactgtgggaccttatatagacaggtgtgtgactttccaaatcatgttcaatcaattaaatttaccacagatggactccaatcaagttgaagaaacatctcaaggatgatcaatggaaacaggatgcacctgaactcaatttcgagtctcatagcaaagggtcggaatacttatgtaaataaggtatttattttctaaaaacctgttttcgttttgtcattatgggttattgtgtgtaggtgaGGGGGAAAaattattgaatccattttagaatgaggccgTAAcctaaaaaaatgtggaaaaagggaaggggtctgaatattttccgaatgctctgtacgTGATTAATTGAGTTAGTAGATTACACTAGGCCTACTCTACACATTAATAGCATTCTGAAACTACAAGGAATAGTAGTAGTTCAATCATCATAATATCAATAACAGaccatttttttgtgtgttgtCTTTAGTTCAGTCCCATACCTTCTGATTGGATTCAGGTACCAGGCAGCTGATGGTGCTGTGTCTATCCAGGAAGTCCTGAAACTGCTGATTGCTGATGACaaacctctctgcctccctcagaCTGTTCTCCCCAGCATTCTCCCCATCGATCAGTAGACACTGGAACACCTAGAcagagtagacacacacacacacacacacacaaagtcaagGCCATACAACTTACTTCTTACTTATCTATGGTAGGAGAAGAAACCACTATTCACAACACAGATACAGTATTACTGGTGAGTAATGTAAATGCATTGGAACACCCTTACCTTCCAGCGTACAGGGTTGAGTTCAGAAATGTTTTCTCTCATGTCTTCATTCACATTAAATGTGTTGATCACAGAGTTAATTTTGAATGCCACTTTGTAGTCCCGGCACCACTCCCGGACTTTGAAGAGGTTGTCAAGGTGGCTCTTTCTGCCCTGGGCTCTGCCTATAGTCTGGTTCGTGTCCTCATCAAAGCTGTCACAGGAAATGGCCAGAATGTCCAGGTATTGGCCTGTGAGGACAAGAAGAGTTCTGATATTAAAACTGACATAATCTCAAAGAATTGTATTTTGAAACACCCAtgtattcaaaatgtattaacatcTAGACATACAATTTATGACATAGCCTAGAACATGTGATAGTTAAGATTTATTGAGATAAAAATCAACAAGTAGTTTTAATAACACTGTGATGATCAAATCATGCATTTGAAAATGTGTCCAAACATTTTATAACTCAACTGGGAAACATTTTAAAGAGTGAAATGTTTCTCTTGAGTTGTGACCTCATATCAAAACTAACCCGGTGCTGACATCTAGTGTAAATAAAATGAACTTATTTACCAGACTTTGCATGAGAATAATGAAGATTCAAGCAAAGACAGTAAAGTATGAAGATTGGCTAAAACTGCTTCTCCGATAGAAATCCCTGATCACACTTGCAGGTGACGTCATGGCAATGTCGGCTAACAAGGCTCTTAATAGAAACACGTCATCGTGCATCAATCGTGACACGATTGCAACGCGCCAAACTGCGCATGTACGTTGTCACACACCAAACTGCGCATGTTGTTTTCGAAGAAAATTCAAACGTGTCAGTTTGACACTTTCACGAGGTAAATAACATGTTAAACTACTTAAGTACACATTGGCTCGAATCTAGGTTGCGCCTTTAGAATTGTTTTCTTCCCGGCCTCGGGGTTCCGGGAAGTCTTGCgatgttgcgcctctgggtttaAAAACTCTGtgtgttttttatttaactaggcaagtcaacaatttcttattttcaatgacggccaatgaacagtgggttataactgcctgttcaggggcagaacgacagatgtgtaccttgtcggctcgggggtttgaacttgcaacaggttactagtccaacgctctaaccactaggctaccctgccgcaccgCGTTTATTATGGTGGCTGTTCGATATAATGACGACCAGTATAAAGTAGCGTAATGTTGGTACCATTTATTTCAAAAGAAAACCCTCTTACCATATTCCTGGAACCACTTCTCTCTGATCAGGCTGCCATTGCTGACAATACTGACACTTGGGAGATGGAGGTCTTGTTTGCAGTACTGGACTAATTTACCCAAGAAATCCCCTCTGTCCTGTAAGAAAGGCTCTCCACCAGAGAAGTTCATCTTTTCCAgtcctgcaaaaaaaaaaaaaatgaaattcagAATTCTAAACACTGAATAAAAAGGGAATTAGTTAGAAATAGGatgtaataataatgtaataacatGTCATGTGAATTTATATAGGGATTTTGCGATATCATAAATACATTGGCTAATTTTGGCAAATGTACCTGATTGCTTCAGAAGCTGTAAACCTCTCTTTGCTTCCTCAATGGGCAGGACAAAAGACGTTTTTGCCGTGTGGAAACAAAAACCGCATTTATAATTGCACTGTCGAGTAAAATGATAATTGACACTGCTTGGAGTTGTCGCTGTTTGAGATATATTATTTTGCAACACCTTGACTAGATTGACTTTTCCTGTAGATGTCAACCGCATCTGCGGACCGCGCACACCTATCCATGCCAGGACAGTTGCAAAGATGTGCTGGATGTTACTTATGCAAAGCTGCAGGGACATCTTCACAAACACGACTTGAGTAGAGAACGACATTGCTAGTCTCCAGCTATCTGTCATGTTGAAACTTCTGATGTAGGATTAGCTTGAATCCCTTTTTACCGCAATGGCCTAAGTGACGCGTCTCATGACGTTTGGTCAAACAGTTTCTATTTGCAAATAAGGAAAACGAAAGTTACAATGTTGAATATAAAATCCTAACCTTATTCATATGCAGTCCTACATGCCTACATGGAAAAAGGCTGTCATGTCCTAAAGTTCCATGCAAATAAGGTGATCCTCTGTGTTTGCTTAATGTATGTGACGGCATCGAACAGAACGTGACAGCTACAGGCGCACTTATGCCGCGTTCATGTCCTGTCGGAAACCCGGTAATGTCCGACCTTGTAACATAGACGGAAGACTCGGATCCCAAGTTTTACATTTGGGAAGTATCCGAATCAAACATTAGGAAGCTCAATACAAATCATACATTTTAATGCCGCGTTCAAATGCTAGTCGGAACTAGTCAACTCTGAAATGTTCGACTTGCTAATTCGTTGAACGTAGCATGTGTATTACTACAACTAGATAGCAAATCGGACATTTACGAGTTTCCTAGTTCAGACTAGGTCGAGGACGCGGCATAATTCGTAGGTCCCAGTTTCCGATAATATGAGAACGTAAGATCATCTCCGTACGACATTGCATCACGTTTCAAATTGGCTAAAGTTTCGGATTGCTTGTCCAGCACTTCAAGTTTCATTTCCCCCTCAGTTTCCAAAATAATTAGCCGTGCGCGTGAGTTGCGATTCACCTGAAATGCACTTAGCTCGGCCTTTGATTAAATATTGCAAGACGCATAATGTCCGGGTTTGGTTAGTGGTTGGTATTTCT
The genomic region above belongs to Oncorhynchus nerka isolate Pitt River linkage group LG18, Oner_Uvic_2.0, whole genome shotgun sequence and contains:
- the LOC115146395 gene encoding S-adenosylmethionine-dependent nucleotide dehydratase RSAD2-like yields the protein MTDSWRLAMSFSTQVVFVKMSLQLCISNIQHIFATVLAWIGVRGPQMRLTSTGKVNLVKVLQNNISQTATTPSSVNYHFTRQCNYKCGFCFHTAKTSFVLPIEEAKRGLQLLKQSGLEKMNFSGGEPFLQDRGDFLGKLVQYCKQDLHLPSVSIVSNGSLIREKWFQEYGQYLDILAISCDSFDEDTNQTIGRAQGRKSHLDNLFKVREWCRDYKVAFKINSVINTFNVNEDMRENISELNPVRWKVFQCLLIDGENAGENSLREAERFVISNQQFQDFLDRHSTISCLVPESNQKMRDSYLILDEYMRFLDCREGRKDPSKSILDVGVEEAIQFSGFDEKMFLKRGGKYVWSKADMRLEW